In Thermodesulfitimonas autotrophica, the following proteins share a genomic window:
- the cas1b gene encoding type I-B CRISPR-associated endonuclease Cas1b: MQKSLYLFRSGRLRRKENTLCVEAEEQTRYFPVENVRDIFVFGEVDLSKKTLEFLHEKEILVHFFGFHGNYVGSFYPREHYNSGYLILKQAEHYLDPEKRLVLARQFVAGGLANILQVVKYYANRGKELAATVQVIEDFAAGNLPACGTVEELMAIEGNARNYYYESFNEILSGSPFAIAGRSRRPPADPLNALISFGNSLVYVKVLSEIYKTHLDPRIGYLHATNFRRFTLNLDVAEIFKPILADRVLFTLVGKKMIGPGNFDRQGPAVFLNEEGRRLYVQEFEEKLRSTFYHRRLKRHVSYQTLLRLELYKLEKHLIGEEPYEPFVSRW, from the coding sequence ATGCAGAAAAGTCTTTACCTCTTCCGGAGCGGCCGCCTGCGCCGGAAAGAGAACACTTTATGCGTTGAAGCGGAGGAGCAAACCCGGTACTTTCCCGTGGAAAACGTCCGGGACATCTTCGTTTTCGGCGAAGTGGACCTCAGCAAGAAAACCCTCGAATTCCTGCACGAAAAGGAGATCCTGGTTCATTTTTTCGGCTTTCACGGCAACTACGTCGGCAGCTTCTACCCCCGGGAGCATTACAACTCCGGCTATCTTATCCTAAAACAGGCCGAGCACTATCTCGACCCGGAAAAACGGCTGGTCCTCGCCCGGCAGTTCGTCGCCGGCGGCCTCGCGAATATCCTTCAGGTGGTCAAATACTACGCCAACCGCGGCAAGGAACTCGCGGCAACCGTCCAGGTCATAGAAGACTTTGCTGCCGGCAACCTCCCGGCCTGCGGCACCGTCGAGGAGCTGATGGCTATTGAGGGCAACGCCCGGAATTACTATTACGAGAGTTTCAACGAGATTTTGAGCGGCTCTCCCTTCGCCATCGCCGGACGGAGCCGGCGGCCGCCCGCCGACCCGCTCAACGCCTTGATCAGCTTCGGCAACTCCCTCGTTTACGTCAAGGTCCTGAGCGAAATCTACAAGACCCACCTCGATCCGCGGATCGGCTACCTGCACGCGACCAACTTCCGGCGTTTCACCCTCAACCTCGACGTGGCCGAGATCTTTAAACCGATCCTCGCGGACCGGGTTCTTTTCACCCTGGTCGGTAAGAAAATGATCGGTCCGGGAAATTTTGACCGCCAGGGCCCCGCCGTTTTCCTGAACGAAGAGGGCCGCCGCCTCTACGTCCAGGAGTTCGAAGAGAAGCTCCGGAGCACCTTTTACCACCGGCGCCTCAAGCGCCACGTCAGCTACCAGACGCTGCTTCGCCTGGAGCTTTACAAACTCGAGAAGCACCTGATCGGCGAAGAGCCGTATGAACCTTTCGTCAGTCGCTGGTGA